A section of the Estrella lausannensis genome encodes:
- a CDS encoding ankyrin repeat domain-containing protein, with amino-acid sequence MDAHSVGGHYKFIPREWQDLLSLPDEELGDRLSGENQIMCRAVINHLSEKIESCDGNDTLIPEAVKIVRCLPEQYGNSPAVLKVINHISAHGGFFVEKGWLGSKFGSFLGYSKHDANQQLVDKVRISIERGHGEMALALLESGFPLSNHQKREFLLIACERGETKIAEKLIEQLCKGNAIDFYLWKIPVEAGVVTFDVDFTGGDFEETPLHIACRFGHADIAMMLIQAGADVNALDSDGEPPLFNAFDSGLEQVVAELIDRGADLEIESEYGETLYSIVNEKLLGADQPVAAIDKRLMLLLIERGVEAKDFVQSERFEEIFGDVLAESIEEGKTECALALLSNELAVRPDHLILSCRTSNEKLAFALLEHLKDDDVQPVDEHGNTALHWACRNELGKLALELIKKGASLEAVNEAGDTPIQEAIRSDVKEVIDYLSDQGVDVSAIRWETELKDISRLSSSFSKRISEELGNKSKESEEAKTIFRLSKMLNKFRSQNEKLPPSLQIDERVFISALEKEVGTAQKGNFFTALDAAMQQLRKIERRKQFEALPALLREKVGERFSQDCAKFCLNPSLPENEKFAEGALSIFDHPFYSAPRQEQIQKVLQAKAEQLGLTEKQSVQLFSKLDLPSLKSEVSLEEFYGRADSVLSLCLGLFEAQDIFDTSSQFIKSMIGERKEAGFFSKVANHAVEKWGPILIARCATQDPMIWKESLDKLMTLAGSLNSDDIEFDARVISEVILRLGDDHGFPDDVGKFNKLVSDPAAKALLSKMCVTEASKERYRLENMQLWRDRFEIAGEKVAAIDVFSKEFEPFFQGPVNAKELNVLLDAASYGNGYASATEVAPDVFAKGFVLYYQKAGKLTKVPELEEVIPFCDAMPALKGWEDRVKRECGSAISAEENELFCSTLKETNLLPKTAKEAEIIGKTFSLAMELLKKGGYSQASEAKKQVALGCIALMLKQRKKQEPLDKPSPEALLASFKSGLPTLEGWEKDLLNYNEDYGPLLLDSMRNQGVRGPVNQAELEALLDYPPQIKVLSIRGYSESVAVCALARYIGNQFRNDLPLERPIPEKTLLRFCFEACIERAIANQPRETIEDTVALFTAVKGKELVLNKEGQRRLAFLAKKVSAPDFAEGRAPGHFRVVAKFPQIMSALDLNHVKNINHLPYDESLLGDLFDQQVLHVFKNLSIKELLDAVSVNPDKAIASVAVPALAVLAGDDSPEFKENIQKLIPLLTSRKEFNEKIEEFKKLLAKLEMVNAVELDLEVTTPEVIAGLLSGLVGMKTEEISSQKLGSKQTEEEIALVRQLFRTLGGMIFDADQDSSEGAGTTGKFFLKMALSTVATSQSKLSQVLGSSALQYGVSGAGFAMEKWGNLKSYVTGDDSSKVDPDLMRAMPLLVPIMQKVAVHLLDKIQIDGKQELINYWINLETESTIDQEMQNKGAAAEESKRVKQKKKKELVMMLYQSGEVLLKECQNTLPGLFEGVLQGVKSIPQSALPKRQVEMSLTASEEASEEGVAWEDQAPKEREKAFSNELVRVVAGLYRTAEDDFIINKIIPLLSAEMGRTILQTRTLTSKEISEIKKIVGIGYKLYQEHQYSPQEIAIACCRFCEDRLKQEKPIEAGYTILIEEKERQALLPYIFDAAVELLAEEILSNTSRIDESTRQPEEHLKQKIQLYLNHECIKGCSVPLTKQGRKSLEELIKAFLNPQFSLGKNLLDPLVVERMPLMLQSAKLSSVQEVNQARPEQILKAMIVESDVCMKKINIGTLLEVVKQKPAELMCALSNPLLDVLMEGASFEDEQQAKQMAIKLLTTFNETSFAKSLMTQLEAQLGKFDFKGVSFELSLSLSQLLEGLSQDTKLLKRDLESGEVPTVEAAEEYGLIAPQLLNFARHVSAVQKERRIPVDVRDKELSQSPLMTMLDEAKPVAGIFSSERGVEEDKGAFGQVKKGVISSITETAKFIVTGQSVIKLIVGKIVEAKIEDEVKRLREEGTRGPLTNEQQDQLKFYLILLSDMKPIVEAVSNIAAKALVRHDLSLHTGLVGYMAALSENPQMDVDERILTEHVIVSVEGLLSEVDLYRDLIPGLLGAIASSQKLAS; translated from the coding sequence ATGGATGCGCATTCCGTGGGTGGCCACTACAAATTTATTCCAAGGGAATGGCAGGATCTGCTCTCTCTTCCTGACGAGGAGCTCGGCGATAGGCTGAGTGGCGAAAATCAGATCATGTGCCGTGCGGTGATCAACCATCTGTCGGAAAAGATTGAGAGTTGCGACGGCAATGACACACTGATACCGGAGGCGGTTAAAATCGTCCGCTGCCTTCCGGAGCAATACGGCAATAGCCCCGCTGTCTTAAAGGTGATCAATCACATCAGCGCGCATGGTGGTTTTTTTGTCGAAAAGGGATGGCTGGGCTCCAAGTTCGGATCGTTTCTTGGCTACTCCAAGCACGATGCCAATCAACAACTTGTCGATAAGGTCCGCATCAGTATCGAGCGAGGACACGGCGAAATGGCACTGGCTCTTCTGGAGAGTGGATTTCCGCTATCGAATCATCAAAAAAGAGAGTTCCTTCTCATTGCCTGCGAGAGAGGGGAAACAAAAATCGCTGAAAAGCTGATAGAACAGCTCTGTAAAGGTAATGCTATCGATTTCTACCTCTGGAAGATTCCGGTCGAGGCGGGAGTCGTGACGTTCGATGTTGATTTTACAGGAGGAGACTTTGAGGAAACCCCTTTGCATATCGCTTGCCGTTTTGGCCATGCCGACATCGCGATGATGCTGATCCAGGCAGGCGCCGATGTGAACGCTCTTGACTCTGATGGCGAACCGCCTTTATTTAACGCGTTCGATTCCGGTCTGGAACAAGTGGTAGCAGAACTGATCGACCGCGGTGCGGATCTTGAAATCGAAAGCGAGTATGGAGAGACCCTCTACTCGATTGTCAACGAAAAGCTTTTGGGAGCAGATCAACCCGTAGCAGCGATTGACAAGCGCCTGATGCTTCTTCTGATCGAGAGGGGTGTCGAGGCGAAAGATTTTGTACAAAGCGAGCGTTTCGAGGAGATCTTTGGAGATGTCTTGGCTGAGAGCATCGAAGAGGGAAAAACGGAGTGCGCACTTGCCTTATTGAGCAACGAATTGGCGGTAAGGCCTGATCACCTGATACTTTCTTGTCGCACTAGTAACGAAAAACTCGCGTTTGCGCTGTTAGAACATCTGAAAGATGACGATGTTCAGCCTGTGGATGAGCATGGAAATACTGCCTTGCACTGGGCTTGCAGGAATGAGCTGGGTAAACTTGCCCTGGAGCTGATTAAGAAAGGGGCGTCTTTGGAGGCAGTCAATGAGGCCGGCGACACGCCTATTCAGGAGGCCATCCGAAGTGATGTCAAAGAGGTGATCGATTATTTATCGGATCAAGGGGTGGATGTCTCCGCTATACGCTGGGAGACGGAATTGAAAGATATTTCCCGGTTGAGCAGCAGTTTTTCAAAGCGAATTTCTGAAGAACTGGGCAACAAGTCAAAAGAGTCAGAAGAGGCTAAAACGATTTTCAGACTGAGTAAAATGTTGAATAAATTCAGAAGCCAAAACGAAAAACTTCCTCCCAGCCTCCAAATCGATGAAAGGGTATTTATCTCCGCCCTCGAAAAAGAGGTGGGGACGGCGCAAAAGGGCAATTTTTTTACCGCGCTTGATGCGGCCATGCAGCAGTTGCGGAAAATCGAGCGCAGAAAGCAATTTGAAGCCTTGCCGGCTCTTTTGCGAGAGAAAGTAGGAGAGAGGTTTTCTCAAGACTGCGCAAAGTTCTGCCTGAACCCATCCCTTCCGGAAAACGAGAAATTTGCCGAGGGGGCGCTGTCGATTTTTGATCATCCCTTTTATTCAGCACCTCGGCAAGAACAGATCCAAAAGGTGCTTCAAGCCAAGGCGGAGCAATTGGGGTTGACGGAAAAGCAGTCGGTACAGCTCTTCTCAAAATTGGATTTGCCTTCTTTAAAATCAGAGGTGAGTCTCGAAGAGTTTTATGGAAGGGCGGACAGCGTACTCTCTCTTTGCCTGGGACTCTTTGAAGCACAGGATATTTTCGATACATCCAGCCAGTTTATTAAATCGATGATAGGGGAGAGGAAAGAAGCCGGCTTCTTCAGTAAAGTCGCTAACCACGCTGTCGAGAAGTGGGGACCTATACTCATTGCCAGGTGCGCAACGCAAGATCCCATGATATGGAAAGAATCTCTCGACAAACTGATGACGTTAGCCGGCAGTTTGAACTCCGATGATATCGAATTTGATGCCCGGGTCATCTCTGAGGTGATTCTGAGGCTTGGAGATGATCATGGATTCCCGGACGATGTCGGAAAGTTCAATAAACTCGTGAGCGACCCGGCCGCAAAAGCACTTCTGTCTAAAATGTGCGTAACCGAAGCAAGCAAAGAACGATACAGACTGGAGAACATGCAGCTTTGGAGGGACAGATTTGAGATAGCGGGAGAAAAAGTTGCTGCGATAGATGTGTTTTCTAAAGAATTTGAGCCCTTTTTCCAGGGTCCAGTTAATGCAAAGGAACTCAATGTGCTCTTGGATGCCGCTTCCTACGGAAACGGATACGCCTCTGCTACGGAGGTTGCTCCTGATGTATTTGCAAAGGGGTTTGTTCTCTATTATCAGAAAGCGGGCAAATTGACTAAGGTTCCTGAGCTCGAAGAGGTTATTCCTTTCTGTGATGCGATGCCTGCCCTGAAAGGTTGGGAGGATCGGGTTAAGAGAGAATGTGGCAGCGCGATTTCAGCGGAAGAGAATGAGCTTTTTTGCTCAACGCTGAAAGAAACGAATCTGCTTCCCAAGACTGCCAAAGAGGCTGAAATTATCGGAAAAACGTTCTCTTTAGCGATGGAGCTGCTTAAGAAGGGTGGATACTCACAAGCTTCCGAAGCGAAGAAGCAGGTAGCTTTGGGCTGTATCGCACTCATGCTGAAACAACGTAAGAAACAAGAGCCGCTTGATAAACCGAGCCCAGAAGCGCTTTTGGCCTCCTTTAAATCCGGTCTACCGACTCTGGAAGGCTGGGAAAAAGACCTGCTTAATTATAATGAAGATTATGGACCCTTACTCCTCGATTCTATGCGAAATCAGGGGGTGCGTGGCCCGGTTAACCAAGCCGAGCTTGAGGCGCTTCTCGATTATCCCCCTCAGATTAAAGTGTTGAGCATCAGAGGGTATTCCGAAAGTGTGGCTGTATGCGCCCTGGCGCGGTATATCGGTAATCAGTTTAGGAATGATCTGCCGTTGGAGAGACCGATCCCTGAAAAAACACTTCTTCGATTTTGCTTTGAGGCCTGTATTGAACGTGCGATTGCCAACCAGCCGAGAGAGACCATAGAGGACACTGTCGCCTTGTTCACTGCGGTCAAGGGTAAAGAGCTTGTCTTGAACAAAGAGGGGCAGAGGCGGCTTGCTTTCTTGGCAAAGAAAGTCTCTGCACCCGATTTTGCCGAGGGAAGAGCTCCCGGACACTTCCGTGTCGTCGCGAAGTTTCCGCAGATCATGAGCGCGCTTGATTTGAACCATGTAAAAAATATCAACCACTTGCCGTATGATGAGAGCCTGCTGGGCGATCTATTTGATCAGCAGGTGCTTCATGTATTTAAAAATCTAAGCATCAAAGAGCTACTTGACGCCGTATCGGTCAATCCCGATAAGGCCATCGCCTCCGTGGCGGTCCCTGCCTTGGCTGTGCTGGCGGGCGATGACAGCCCTGAGTTTAAAGAAAACATTCAAAAATTGATTCCCCTGCTCACATCCCGAAAAGAATTTAACGAAAAGATCGAAGAATTTAAGAAACTGCTTGCCAAACTGGAGATGGTCAATGCCGTGGAGTTGGATCTGGAAGTGACAACTCCTGAGGTGATAGCCGGATTGCTCTCAGGCCTCGTCGGAATGAAGACGGAAGAGATCTCTTCCCAAAAATTAGGTTCGAAGCAAACGGAGGAAGAGATTGCTTTAGTCAGACAGCTCTTCAGAACCTTGGGTGGAATGATATTCGATGCTGATCAGGACAGCTCAGAGGGCGCGGGAACTACGGGAAAGTTTTTTCTTAAAATGGCGCTCTCTACCGTCGCCACATCACAATCGAAGTTGTCTCAGGTATTAGGCAGCAGCGCTCTGCAATATGGCGTCTCCGGAGCTGGATTCGCCATGGAAAAATGGGGGAATTTGAAATCGTATGTCACGGGAGATGACAGCTCAAAAGTCGATCCGGATCTTATGAGAGCAATGCCCCTCTTGGTTCCGATCATGCAAAAAGTGGCTGTCCACCTGCTTGATAAAATCCAAATCGACGGAAAGCAGGAGCTTATCAATTATTGGATCAACCTCGAAACGGAGTCGACGATTGATCAGGAGATGCAGAACAAAGGTGCAGCTGCGGAAGAATCTAAACGGGTAAAACAGAAGAAGAAAAAAGAGCTTGTCATGATGCTGTACCAGTCGGGAGAAGTGCTTCTCAAAGAATGTCAAAATACACTTCCAGGGTTATTTGAAGGGGTATTACAAGGTGTTAAATCCATTCCCCAATCTGCGCTTCCGAAGAGGCAGGTGGAGATGTCTTTGACAGCCTCTGAGGAGGCTTCAGAGGAGGGGGTTGCTTGGGAGGATCAAGCGCCGAAGGAGAGAGAAAAAGCTTTCTCCAATGAGTTGGTGCGAGTTGTTGCGGGTTTATATCGTACGGCCGAGGATGATTTCATTATTAATAAAATCATTCCCCTTCTCAGCGCCGAGATGGGAAGAACAATACTGCAGACACGCACTCTTACCTCTAAGGAGATTTCAGAGATAAAGAAAATTGTCGGTATAGGATATAAGCTATACCAGGAACATCAGTACAGTCCGCAAGAGATTGCGATAGCTTGTTGCCGCTTCTGTGAAGACAGGCTCAAACAGGAAAAACCGATAGAAGCCGGCTATACAATCCTGATTGAAGAAAAAGAAAGACAGGCTCTTTTACCCTACATCTTCGATGCAGCCGTAGAGCTTCTTGCAGAGGAGATCCTCTCCAATACATCTAGAATCGATGAGAGCACCCGTCAGCCGGAGGAGCATTTAAAGCAGAAGATCCAGCTCTATCTCAATCATGAGTGTATCAAAGGCTGCTCTGTACCTTTAACGAAGCAAGGGCGAAAGTCCCTTGAAGAACTGATCAAAGCCTTCCTCAATCCGCAGTTCTCTTTGGGAAAAAATCTGCTGGATCCCCTGGTTGTCGAACGGATGCCGCTCATGCTGCAGAGTGCTAAGCTGAGTAGCGTTCAGGAGGTCAATCAAGCCCGTCCAGAGCAAATTCTGAAGGCTATGATCGTAGAATCCGATGTGTGCATGAAGAAAATCAATATCGGCACTCTGCTTGAAGTCGTTAAACAAAAACCTGCTGAGCTGATGTGCGCTCTTTCCAATCCACTGCTCGACGTCCTGATGGAAGGAGCAAGTTTTGAAGATGAGCAGCAAGCCAAACAGATGGCGATAAAGCTTTTGACAACCTTCAATGAGACATCTTTCGCAAAATCCCTGATGACACAACTGGAAGCGCAGCTAGGTAAATTCGATTTCAAGGGGGTCAGCTTTGAGCTTAGCCTTTCTCTGTCGCAACTTTTGGAAGGCTTAAGCCAAGACACTAAGCTTCTAAAGAGGGATCTGGAAAGTGGAGAGGTGCCTACGGTGGAAGCGGCTGAGGAGTATGGTCTAATAGCCCCGCAGCTGCTCAACTTCGCCCGCCATGTCAGTGCAGTTCAGAAAGAGAGAAGAATACCGGTCGACGTCCGGGATAAGGAACTCTCCCAGTCCCCTCTGATGACAATGCTGGATGAGGCAAAACCTGTTGCCGGGATATTTTCGTCAGAAAGAGGAGTTGAAGAGGATAAGGGAGCGTTTGGCCAAGTCAAGAAGGGGGTCATCTCGTCGATTACCGAAACAGCGAAATTCATCGTCACCGGCCAATCGGTGATTAAGTTGATCGTTGGTAAGATTGTTGAAGCTAAAATTGAAGATGAGGTGAAGAGGCTGAGAGAAGAAGGGACGAGAGGACCTTTAACAAACGAGCAGCAAGATCAGTTGAAATTTTATCTTATTCTTTTAAGCGATATGAAACCGATAGTGGAAGCGGTCAGCAACATTGCTGCCAAAGCCCTGGTGCGCCACGATCTTTCCCTCCATACTGGGCTTGTAGGTTATATGGCGGCGCTTTCTGAGAATCCACAGATGGATGTCGACGAGAGAATACTGACTGAACATGTGATCGTCAGCGTGGAGGGGCTGCTTAGCGAGGTAGATCTCTATCGAGATTTGATACCGGGACTTTTAGGCGCGATTGCCAGTTCCCAGAAGCTGGCTTCTTAG
- a CDS encoding F-box protein, with protein sequence MTVSSHLAGAAQLTTPSIPSPPSEKNGLDGDSLAYLFSFLDLEDLPTLPQVCKQWATVVKKNANLQNHIESLLPARIKQLQNVSLQEKTKIYIKELDTRVNFVLNNPDLKIHVYLWSPEGGAPLFPTSLIEELKSDHSLSWKAEKISNVVNQATFFNQPEKIACYKFTHLANDKDIEEANHLLAAGFDPNLSLSEKHADKYPTALFTLVDMGMSYMTLNRDSIVQLIKNMIDHGLDVSVEDKKGKTALELLERNPRFPVEEVSALTNYAESKRSLITPALRSQLLGTGNRA encoded by the coding sequence ATGACCGTGTCATCCCATCTAGCAGGGGCAGCTCAATTGACAACCCCGTCTATTCCTTCACCGCCCTCTGAAAAAAACGGTCTGGATGGAGACTCACTAGCTTATCTATTCTCTTTTCTTGACTTGGAAGACCTGCCAACCCTTCCACAAGTCTGCAAGCAATGGGCCACAGTTGTTAAGAAAAACGCCAATTTGCAAAACCATATCGAGAGCCTGCTTCCGGCAAGGATAAAACAGCTTCAAAATGTCAGCCTGCAAGAAAAAACAAAAATCTACATCAAAGAATTGGATACCCGAGTCAATTTTGTCTTGAATAATCCCGATCTCAAAATCCATGTCTATCTGTGGAGTCCAGAGGGAGGAGCCCCCCTTTTCCCCACGTCACTCATCGAAGAGCTCAAATCCGATCACTCCCTCTCTTGGAAAGCCGAGAAAATCAGCAATGTGGTCAACCAAGCCACCTTTTTCAACCAGCCTGAAAAGATCGCCTGCTACAAATTCACCCACCTCGCAAACGATAAGGATATCGAAGAGGCCAATCACTTGCTAGCCGCAGGCTTTGACCCGAATTTAAGCTTATCTGAAAAACACGCCGACAAATACCCGACCGCACTCTTTACCTTGGTTGATATGGGAATGAGCTATATGACGTTAAACCGCGACTCGATTGTCCAGTTGATAAAAAATATGATCGATCATGGCCTGGATGTTAGCGTAGAAGATAAAAAAGGAAAGACCGCCCTTGAACTTCTTGAGAGGAACCCCAGATTCCCGGTGGAAGAAGTCTCCGCCCTTACGAATTACGCAGAGAGCAAAAGGTCCCTGATCACGCCGGCACTAAGAAGCCAGCTTCTGGGAACTGGCAATCGCGCCTAA
- a CDS encoding FtsW/RodA/SpoVE family cell cycle protein, translating to MWWNPKLLMRLDFRVIPIIFALMLISLLVISSYSEPLNMEGESHFFTTTVLVQIQWFAIGWLLFLFFAGFDYNKLREWTWFLYALMIVLLVGLFFTDPIQRVHRWYKVPFIGASLQPSEYAKIAVVITLSWFLERKKHVSDHLSTAFQAFVITGIPFLLIFKQPDLGTALVLFPITLVMFYFGGAHPFLVRVMSYLGLVGVLIIAVIFLNIVPHQTIKPYALNFLKEYQFDRLDPNTPHQKAAQTAIAVGGVFGTGFKKSEFVKGGWLPAPFTDSVFPAFGEEFGLLGLLLILALLFALIYCSFQVSAVAKDHFGRLLSAGIAVLIAMHVIVNIGMMSGFLPITGVPLTLITYGGSSVLSTMTALGVLQSVYSRRFMF from the coding sequence ATGTGGTGGAATCCTAAGCTTCTGATGAGGCTCGATTTTCGAGTGATACCGATCATATTTGCCCTGATGCTAATCAGCCTCTTGGTGATTTCCTCCTATTCGGAACCTTTGAATATGGAAGGAGAGTCCCACTTTTTTACCACGACCGTTCTGGTGCAGATCCAGTGGTTTGCTATCGGATGGCTGCTCTTTTTATTCTTTGCTGGATTCGACTACAACAAACTCAGGGAGTGGACCTGGTTTCTTTATGCGCTCATGATCGTCCTGCTCGTAGGTCTTTTTTTTACCGATCCCATTCAGCGGGTGCACAGGTGGTATAAAGTTCCCTTCATCGGCGCCAGCCTTCAGCCTTCGGAGTATGCTAAGATAGCTGTCGTAATCACCTTAAGCTGGTTTCTCGAAAGAAAAAAGCATGTCTCCGATCACCTTTCCACGGCCTTCCAGGCCTTTGTCATTACAGGTATCCCGTTTTTACTGATTTTCAAACAGCCTGATCTTGGAACCGCGCTGGTTCTGTTCCCTATCACTCTTGTCATGTTCTATTTTGGAGGCGCCCATCCCTTTCTTGTGCGGGTGATGTCCTATTTAGGGTTGGTTGGGGTTCTGATCATTGCGGTTATTTTTTTAAATATCGTCCCGCATCAAACGATCAAGCCCTACGCACTGAATTTTTTGAAAGAGTATCAGTTCGACAGGCTCGACCCCAACACTCCTCACCAAAAAGCGGCGCAAACAGCGATTGCCGTCGGAGGGGTTTTTGGCACGGGTTTTAAAAAGAGCGAATTTGTCAAAGGGGGTTGGTTGCCGGCGCCTTTTACTGACTCTGTTTTCCCAGCTTTTGGCGAAGAATTCGGGCTACTTGGGCTTTTACTCATCCTTGCGCTTCTTTTTGCTTTGATCTATTGTTCCTTTCAGGTCTCGGCAGTCGCCAAGGATCACTTTGGAAGGCTGTTGTCTGCCGGTATCGCCGTCTTGATTGCCATGCATGTGATTGTTAACATCGGCATGATGTCGGGATTTTTGCCGATCACAGGCGTTCCGCTGACGCTTATCACTTACGGGGGCTCATCAGTCCTCTCGACCATGACAGCGCTTGGGGTATTGCAAAGCGTATATAGCAGGAGGTTCATGTTCTGA
- the rpsJ gene encoding 30S ribosomal protein S10, translating to MVKQDKATPKQSRQKIRIRLKGYDQRLLDRSTEDIVETAKRTGAAVAGPIPLPTRCEKFTVLRSPHVDKKSRDQYEIRTHKRLIDILNPTAKTIDALKTLTLPAGVDIKIKA from the coding sequence ATGGTTAAACAAGATAAAGCAACTCCCAAGCAGAGCAGGCAGAAGATCCGCATCCGCCTTAAAGGCTACGATCAAAGACTTCTTGACCGCTCTACAGAAGATATCGTTGAAACAGCAAAGAGAACAGGCGCTGCAGTAGCAGGCCCGATCCCTTTGCCGACCCGCTGTGAGAAGTTCACAGTTCTCAGATCGCCGCACGTCGACAAAAAGTCGCGCGACCAGTATGAGATCAGAACTCACAAAAGGCTAATCGACATCTTAAACCCCACAGCGAAGACAATCGATGCGTTAAAAACGCTCACTCTTCCTGCCGGTGTAGATATCAAAATCAAAGCGTAA
- the fusA gene encoding elongation factor G has protein sequence MSRPANEKLNKVRNIGIMAHIDAGKTTTSERILYYSGRSHKIGEVHEGGATMDWMEQERERGITITSAATTVFWKDCKINLIDTPGHVDFTIEVERSLRVLDGAVAVFCAVSGVEPQSETVWRQADKYGVPRIAFVNKMDRTGADFLSAVNSMKEKLHANAIPVQLPIGAEADFIGLVDLVSMKAIMFDEESKNEKFSVTEIPDDMKELAEEYRASLLEELATIAESDEFMMKVLEAPETLTEEEVIAAIRKGVCENKMNAVLCGAAFKNKGVQQILDAVVNWLPSPLDRKPVKAIDLKTDQHVFVKPEDTAPFAALAFKVMTDPYVGRLTYIRLYSGTLEKGSTVINTTKDNKERISRLIEMHANQRKERDAFYTGDIAACIGLKGTTTGDTLCDPSTPLLLEKMEFPEPVIEMAIEPKSKADREKLSMALSSLSEEDPTFRVSTNEETGQTIIKGMGELHLEILHDRMKREFSVEANVGKPQVAYKETITKPGSSQTKFVKQSGGRGQYAHVEIDIRPNEKGKGNEINNKIVGGVIPREYIPAVIKGIEEGLSTGVLAGFNLVDVVVDIVFGSYHDVDSNEMAFKICGSMAIKDAAKKCAPILLEPIMKVDATTPDSAMGDVIGDLNRRRGQIVGQENLKGAVLVHAEVPLSEMFGYSTQLRSLSSGRASFVMQPSHFAPVPAKIQEEITKK, from the coding sequence ATGTCAAGACCTGCTAACGAAAAGCTTAACAAAGTACGTAATATCGGTATCATGGCCCACATCGATGCCGGTAAGACAACGACGAGCGAAAGGATCCTTTACTACTCCGGCCGTTCACACAAAATCGGCGAGGTGCACGAAGGCGGCGCGACGATGGACTGGATGGAGCAGGAAAGGGAGCGTGGTATCACGATCACATCCGCTGCGACTACTGTATTCTGGAAAGACTGCAAGATCAACCTCATCGACACCCCAGGTCACGTCGACTTCACAATCGAAGTGGAAAGATCCCTGCGCGTTCTTGATGGTGCTGTAGCGGTATTCTGCGCTGTTTCAGGCGTCGAGCCACAGTCCGAGACCGTATGGCGTCAGGCAGATAAATACGGCGTACCCCGTATCGCATTCGTCAACAAGATGGACCGTACAGGAGCCGACTTCTTATCCGCCGTCAACTCGATGAAAGAGAAACTGCACGCCAACGCCATCCCCGTTCAGCTCCCCATCGGAGCCGAAGCGGATTTCATCGGCTTGGTAGACTTAGTTTCGATGAAAGCCATCATGTTCGACGAAGAGTCCAAAAACGAGAAGTTTTCAGTTACTGAAATTCCAGATGACATGAAAGAACTCGCTGAAGAATACAGAGCAAGCCTGCTCGAAGAACTGGCGACGATCGCAGAGAGCGACGAGTTCATGATGAAGGTTCTCGAAGCGCCGGAGACACTCACGGAAGAAGAAGTCATCGCAGCCATCAGAAAAGGCGTCTGCGAAAACAAGATGAACGCAGTCCTTTGCGGCGCTGCCTTTAAAAACAAAGGTGTGCAGCAGATCCTGGACGCGGTCGTCAACTGGCTTCCTTCGCCGCTCGACAGAAAGCCTGTTAAAGCGATCGACTTGAAGACAGACCAGCACGTCTTCGTCAAACCTGAAGACACAGCTCCTTTTGCAGCTCTGGCCTTCAAAGTAATGACAGACCCGTACGTCGGCCGTCTTACCTACATCCGCCTCTACTCTGGAACCCTTGAAAAGGGTAGCACCGTCATCAATACGACGAAAGATAACAAAGAGCGTATATCCCGTCTTATCGAGATGCACGCTAACCAGCGTAAGGAAAGGGATGCGTTTTACACCGGCGACATCGCTGCTTGCATCGGTCTTAAAGGAACGACAACAGGAGATACCCTGTGCGATCCGAGCACTCCTCTTCTCCTTGAGAAAATGGAGTTCCCTGAGCCCGTTATCGAAATGGCGATCGAACCGAAGTCCAAGGCAGACCGTGAAAAGCTGTCGATGGCCCTCTCCTCCCTCTCCGAAGAAGATCCTACTTTCCGCGTTTCAACCAACGAAGAAACAGGACAGACGATCATCAAGGGGATGGGCGAACTTCACCTCGAAATCCTGCACGACAGGATGAAGAGAGAGTTCAGCGTTGAGGCCAACGTCGGTAAACCTCAGGTTGCCTACAAAGAGACCATCACCAAGCCCGGCTCATCGCAAACCAAGTTTGTCAAACAGTCTGGCGGACGCGGACAATACGCCCACGTTGAAATCGATATTCGCCCGAACGAAAAAGGTAAGGGCAACGAGATCAACAACAAGATTGTCGGTGGTGTGATCCCAAGAGAATACATCCCTGCGGTTATCAAAGGGATCGAAGAGGGTCTTTCCACAGGCGTTCTTGCCGGCTTCAACCTTGTAGACGTCGTTGTTGATATCGTTTTTGGTTCCTACCACGATGTCGACTCGAACGAAATGGCATTTAAGATCTGCGGATCGATGGCCATCAAGGACGCAGCGAAAAAATGCGCTCCGATCCTGCTTGAGCCGATCATGAAAGTCGACGCCACAACTCCTGACTCTGCGATGGGAGATGTGATCGGCGACTTGAACCGCCGCCGCGGCCAGATCGTCGGCCAGGAAAACTTGAAGGGTGCTGTGCTTGTCCACGCAGAAGTACCGCTCTCCGAGATGTTCGGCTACTCCACACAATTGAGATCGCTCTCTTCGGGACGCGCCTCCTTTGTGATGCAGCCAAGCCATTTCGCACCCGTACCTGCGAAAATCCAGGAAGAAATTACCAAGAAATAA